In the Apteryx mantelli isolate bAptMan1 chromosome 1, bAptMan1.hap1, whole genome shotgun sequence genome, one interval contains:
- the LOC106496140 gene encoding olfactory receptor 5V1-like, translated as MAEENQTRVAEFLLLGFPRAQPFLFLIFLAIYLATLLGNSAILALISLDPRLHSPMYFFLSHLSCLDICYSSVTVPKILANALRRQATISYHGCLAQIFFLIWCAGTECALLAVMAYDRYAAICRPLHYAQVMSWGVCTVATTGCCLWGMLNSAVHTFLTSRLSFCGAAQLQHIFCDVPPLLKIACSNTHPSEAALHAASVFVGISPFLFVVVSYLRILATVLAMPTAVSRRKAFSTCTAHLLVVALYYGMANLNYDRPSSGYSPEVDTLVSALYCVVIPMLNPLIYSLRNQEVQGALRKVLQGAWGSLGSDA; from the coding sequence ATGGCAGAGGAGAACCAGACGCGGGTGGCAGAGTTCCTGCTTCTAGGCTTTCCCCGGGCAcagcccttcctcttcctcatcttccTGGCCATCTACCTGGCCACGCTGCTGGGGAACTCTGCAATACTTGCTCTCATCTCCCTGGATCCCCGTCTCCACagccccatgtacttcttcctcagccACCTGTCCTGCTTGGACATTTGCTATTCATCAGTGACAGTGCCCAAGATCCTGGCGAACGCCCTGCGCCGGCAGGCCACCATCTCCTACCACGGGTGCCTGGCGCAGATATTCTTCCTGATATGGTGCGCGGGGACCGAGTGCGCGCtcctggctgtcatggcctacgaccgctatgcCGCTATCTGCCGGCCGCTGCACTACGCCCAGGTCATGAGCTGGGGCGTCTGCACGGTGGCGACCACGGGCTGCTGTCTCTGGGGCATGCTGAACTCCGCCGTGCACACCTTCCTCACCTCCAGGCTGTCCTTCTGCggggctgcccagctccagcacaTCTTCTGCGACGTCCCTCCCCTGCTGAAGATCGCCTGCAGCAACACCCACCCCAGCGAGGCAGCTCTCCACGCTGCCAGCGTCTTTGTGGGCATAAGCCCCTTCCTCTTTGTCGTCGTCTCCTACCTCCGCATCCTGGCCACCGTCCTCGCAATGCCGACGGCCGTCAGCCGGCGCAAGGCCTTCTCCACGTGCACCGCGCACCTGCTTGTGGTGGCCCTGTATTACGGGATGGCCAACCTGAACTACGACCGCCCCAGCTCCGGCTACTCGCCGGAGGTGGACACGCTGGTCTCTGCGCTCTACTGCGTCGTCATCCCCAtgctgaaccccctcatctacagcctccGCAACCAGGAGGTGCAGGGTGCCCTGAGGAAGGTGCTGCAGGGAGCGTGGGGCTCCCTGGGCAGCGACGCATGA